GCCGCCTCAAAGAAGGTGTTGAGGGTGACGGTCGCGCCGCTGGTGTCGGTGCCGCAGGTTTCGTCCAGGCTGAAGGTGATGCGATAATCGCCGCCGGCCTCGCCACCGTTGACGATGGCGTCATTCAGGCTGCGCACGTTCCAGGTATAGCCGAAAATGACCTTGCCCTTGACGTTGATTTCCGCCGAGTAGTAACCGGGTCCGTCCCCGCCCTCATAGACGGGCTTGTTGAAAATAGGCGGATTGACCAGGCTTTCTCCCTCGCTTTCCCCTGTCCACAGCTTGGCCGTATCGTCCCACATCAGGTTAGCCAGCAGAGGATTGGTCTGCCCGGGGTAGTCCGGGTCGTCCCGGCTGACGAGCAGCTTCTGGATGGTCAGGCGGGCGCAGGGGGAGTAGACCGTCGCCTGGCTGCCGGGGCCTTCGAGCGCCGACGAGCCCTGTACGGCCAGGCCGTGGACCTCGTCAATGCCCCAGCCGTCGACGTGACGCATCTGATACTCCAGCATGGGCGTCGCCAGATCCTGGTAGAGTACGACCTCGGTTCGTACTTGCGACCGCGTGTACCAATCCACCGATTCCAGATTGTCGCCCCAGTCGATCCAGTCCACCACCACGGGGGCGCCGATGCCCTCGGCTGCGGCCGCCTGCCAGACGTTGTTCACGTCCTTCTGCACATAGGCCCGCACGTTCCCTTCCCCGGGAAGGGAGCCGGTGGCCTGGTTGGGAATGCGGTCGTCACAGAACCCATTGTCATCGGGATCGGGCAGGCAGCTTAAGGGGACATCATCCCCCGTCGTGCCCCACCAGTACCACCAGGTGCCGTTGGTGACCGGGGTCATGCCGGGTGTTCCCGTCAGGGTCTTGCTGACGCCCTCGGCCCAGATCACCGGAAAGCTCAGGTTGTTGCCGGCCGCCTCTTCGCCACCTCCCGGTTTGCCGGGAATGCCTCCTTTGGCAGCCAAGGCCAGACACGGCCACGCCAGCAGAAAAGTGGCCACTATGGCTGTCAGGGTGCCAATCCACGCAATGTCTTTGGTCCATCCGCCTGGTTTTTTCATAACGCCTCCTTTTTGTTACAGGAGAGTCGCACCGCCCCCCCCTTGATAGACGTGTAAATGGGTAAAGATTAATCTTATTATTCCAGAGCAGGCTGGGGCCGCAATGATGCAAGGGGAGCTTAATGAGCAACGAAGGGATATATACGAAAGTCAGGAAGGGATAGACGAAAGGCTAGGACTCCTGTTCGCCGGTCCAGCCGCTTTCGGCGGCCAAAGCGACCAGGCCGGAGCGGTTATTGACCTTGAGGATTTTGTAGAGACGGCTGAGGTGGGCCTTGATGGTCGGTTCACTCAGGCAGAGGAGGTCGGCAATCTCCCGATTCTTCCTGCCGCCGGCGACGAGTCTGACGATTTTTCGGTCCTGTTCGCTCAGACCCCGCAAACGTCCGCGGGAGGGAAACGTGGTGCCCTCGCCGAAGACCGCTTTGAGATGAATCTGTTCGACCCAGATTTGTCCCTCATACACGGCCCGCAGCGCCTTGCCGAACATGCTCACGTCGAGCTCGGGGGAGATGATACCGTGAATCCCCTGGCAGTAAAGAAGCCAGGCCAGATCCGTATCTTTCAGGCCGACATCGATGCACAGAAAACGGGCGCGGGTATAGTGCTTTTTGAGAAGATCAATGCGCTCGCGGGAATCAAACAGCACGAGGTCTGGCCAGGTGCCATCCCGGCCCGAAAAGCATTTGTCGACCATCGCACCCGTCACGTGGTCAAAAATGATTCGCTGCAGTCCTTCAGCCAAAACCCGGTTGTTGATACAGATGAGAATATTCATCTTTCGCCCTGGTTGAGGAGGTATTTTCTTGAGTCCTGTGCCTGTGCATCCTCTATGAGTTTAAGATCAATACGATAAAGATCAACCGTACTGAACGGATTATTGTTGCGGGCCGATGGACGAAACCGGCGCTGATCTGCTAAACTTCAGGCAGTTCTGTGTTTGCAAAGGGGACTCAAATGAATAATGGAAACAAGGACAGGGCTCGCCATAGTGAGACGATGATTTTCAGGCCGGGGGAGCTTTCAGCCCAGGCGC
The sequence above is a segment of the Desulfuromonas sp. KJ2020 genome. Coding sequences within it:
- a CDS encoding response regulator transcription factor, which gives rise to MNILICINNRVLAEGLQRIIFDHVTGAMVDKCFSGRDGTWPDLVLFDSRERIDLLKKHYTRARFLCIDVGLKDTDLAWLLYCQGIHGIISPELDVSMFGKALRAVYEGQIWVEQIHLKAVFGEGTTFPSRGRLRGLSEQDRKIVRLVAGGRKNREIADLLCLSEPTIKAHLSRLYKILKVNNRSGLVALAAESGWTGEQES